A window of Diorhabda carinulata isolate Delta chromosome 7, icDioCari1.1, whole genome shotgun sequence contains these coding sequences:
- the LOC130896678 gene encoding mucin-2-like, whose product MNFCVILFTISYVAQASTYFLPPRFNIAPNRSQSYKGARWNGAHIWETFGTSKRITENSSEPLTTRQSSTSFWTPTTSRTWASTELSTNNRITFTTSRKLPTTSRPWTSTDSSTPNWITTRNSRKPSTTRRSSTSFWTPTTSPPWNSTDSSTPNWITTRSSRKPSTTRRSSTSFWIPTSDRPLSSTDSPNPNWITTTSSTKPSTTRRSSTSFWTPTTSRPWTSTDSSTPNWITTRSSKKPSTTRRSSTSFWTPTSDRPLSSTDSPTPNWITTTSSRKPSTTRRSSTSFWTPTTSPPWNSTESSTHDWITTASSRKPSSTRRSSSSFWTSTTSPPLTIETASPQPPQPPSPLPPPPFGQIQMENCIKCILLNNIWIENNRV is encoded by the exons atgaatttttgtgtgaTTTTATTCACTATTTCATATGTGGCACAAG CTTCTACATACTTCCTACCACCACGTTTCAATATCGCACCAAATAGAAGTCAAAGTTACAAAGGAGCCCGCTGGAATGGTGCACACATATGGGAGACTTTTGGCACTTCAAAACGAATAACCGAAAATTCGAGTGAACCTTTAACTACAAGACAATCATCAACGTCTTTTTGGACCCCAACTACCAGTCGGACTTGGGCTAGTACAGAATTATCGACTAATAATCGGATAACATTTACAACCTCACGTAAACTTCCAACCACCAGTCGACCTTGGACTAGTACAGATTCATCAACTCCTAATTGGATAACAACTAGAAACTCAAGGAAACCTTCAACTACCAGACGATCTTCAACTTCTTTTTGGACCCCAACTACCAGTCCACCTTGGAATAGTACAGATTCATCAACTCCCAATTGGATAACAACTAGAAGCTCAAGGAAACCTTCAACTACCAGACGATCATCAACTTCTTTTTGGATCCCAACTTCAGATCGACCTTTGTCCAGTACAGATTCACCAAATCCCAATTGGATAACAACTACAAGCTCAACGAAACCGTCAACTACCAGACGATCATCAACTTCTTTTTGGACCCCAACTACCAGTCGACCTTGGACTAGTACAGATTCATCAACTCCTAATTGGATAACAACTAGAAGCTCAAAGAAACCGTCAACTACAAGACGATCATCAACTTCTTTTTGGACCCCAACTTCAGATCGACCTTTATCCAGTACAGATTCACCAACTCCCAATTGGATAACAACTACAAGCTCAAGGAAACCGTCAACTACCAGACGATCTTCAACTTCTTTTTGGACCCCAACTACCAGTCCACCTTGGAATAGTACAGAATCATCAACACATGATTGGATAACAACTGCAAGCTCAAGGAAACCTTCATCTACCAGGCGATCATCATCTTCGTTTTGGACGTCAACTACCAGTCCGCCCTTAACAATTGAAACAGCTTCACCGCAACCTCCGCAACCACCGTCACCACTTCCTCCGCCACCGTTTGGACAAATACAAATGGAAAATTGTATCAAATGCATACTTCTCAATAATATATGGATAGAAAATAACAGAGTGTGA